In the genome of Campylobacter sp. MG1, one region contains:
- a CDS encoding GGDEF domain-containing protein, protein MNYSLLNEILYSLPVATLGFEILVFIGSIYFRKHNITFLVLLFLSSRIICIFLANNLAHAYISIFSPIVFAILVSLKKDYLNTKSLLPACLIVILYILLALFIQNFDFINKLHELKFINQTFAYSDFSFALFFFLMIYVVILRKINNFECFLQGAYITAYTHFLFYEYFNSFNLSYFELGSFVFLVAIIYQGYKLAFYDSLTNVYNRRAYDALQLYSGDIIAIIDIDFFKNINDTYGHEVGDIALMNLSKILKKYSKTYRYGGEEFILIFRGKSYDECIKKLENLKNEIENNKFFIKDNVINFTISIGVCMVSNSKFGAFENADNRLYQAKKDGRNKIIFN, encoded by the coding sequence ATGAATTATTCTTTGTTAAATGAAATTTTATATTCATTACCAGTCGCTACTTTAGGTTTTGAAATACTTGTATTCATAGGTTCTATTTATTTTAGAAAACATAATATAACTTTTCTAGTTTTGTTATTTTTGTCATCTAGAATTATTTGTATTTTTTTGGCTAATAATTTAGCTCACGCATATATATCAATATTTTCACCAATTGTTTTTGCAATATTAGTTAGTCTTAAGAAAGATTATTTAAATACAAAAAGTCTTTTACCAGCTTGTTTGATAGTAATTTTATATATTTTATTAGCATTATTTATTCAAAATTTTGATTTTATTAATAAATTACATGAACTTAAATTTATAAATCAAACTTTTGCATATTCTGATTTTTCTTTTGCTTTATTTTTCTTTTTGATGATTTATGTGGTTATTTTAAGAAAAATTAATAATTTTGAATGTTTTTTACAAGGTGCTTATATAACGGCTTATACGCATTTTTTATTTTATGAATATTTTAATAGTTTTAATTTAAGTTATTTTGAATTAGGTTCTTTTGTATTTTTAGTGGCTATTATTTATCAGGGGTATAAGTTAGCTTTTTACGATTCTCTTACTAATGTTTATAATCGTAGGGCTTATGATGCTTTGCAATTATATTCAGGTGATATTATTGCTATAATAGATATTGATTTTTTTAAAAATATCAACGATACTTATGGTCATGAAGTAGGTGATATAGCATTAATGAATTTATCAAAAATTTTAAAAAAATATTCTAAAACATATAGATATGGTGGTGAAGAATTTATTTTAATTTTCAGAGGAAAATCATACGACGAATGTATAAAAAAATTAGAAAATTTAAAGAATGAAATTGAAAATAATAAATTTTTTATTAAAGATAATGTAATAAATTTCACTATTAGTATAGGGGTTTGTATGGTTTCAAATTCTAAATTTGGAGCTTTTGAAAATGCTGATAATAGATTATATCAAGCTAAAAAAGATGGTAGAAATAAAATAATATTTAATTAA
- a CDS encoding DUF3298 domain-containing protein yields the protein MKFIFLIICSLVLNAASYIFEDDEKYVLFNDDAILSITKKQSFDKTGLVYRAASDIYKEQSQENLNLIKELKFHAKKLKNEFKVLNKYYYYCFDTDFKGCEESYKYYDEKAYFDEEGLKEAKEREYYIENVVYINYLKDDLITYCYEHSDYLGGAHAQFGYGCESEFDGKVLGTDVFKDTDSVNKFTRLVANELLKAHNDGKISIFKDTIEDVKANKSFLHSLPVFYQDGIMVSFSPYEITPWSDGVIIVFIHKDDLKGILKDEYFKYFKKEQ from the coding sequence ATGAAATTTATATTTTTGATTATTTGTAGCTTGGTTTTGAATGCTGCTAGTTATATTTTTGAAGATGATGAAAAATATGTCTTATTTAATGATGACGCTATACTTTCAATTACCAAAAAACAGAGTTTTGATAAAACAGGGCTAGTTTATAGAGCTGCTAGTGATATTTATAAAGAACAATCACAAGAAAATCTTAATCTAATAAAAGAGCTAAAGTTTCATGCAAAAAAGCTAAAAAATGAATTTAAAGTGCTAAATAAATATTATTATTACTGTTTTGATACTGATTTTAAAGGATGTGAAGAATCTTACAAATATTATGATGAAAAAGCTTATTTTGATGAAGAAGGATTAAAAGAAGCAAAAGAACGAGAATATTATATAGAAAATGTAGTTTATATTAATTATTTAAAAGATGATTTGATAACTTATTGCTACGAACATAGTGACTATTTAGGCGGTGCTCACGCTCAGTTTGGCTATGGGTGTGAGAGCGAGTTTGATGGCAAGGTCTTAGGAACTGATGTTTTTAAAGACACAGATAGCGTTAATAAATTTACTAGATTAGTTGCTAATGAGCTTTTAAAAGCACATAATGATGGAAAAATCAGCATATTTAAAGATACAATAGAAGATGTTAAAGCAAATAAAAGCTTTTTACATTCTTTGCCAGTGTTTTATCAAGATGGCATAATGGTATCTTTTTCGCCTTATGAAATCACACCTTGGAGCGATGGTGTGATTATAGTTTTTATACATAAAGATGATTTAAAAGGTATTTTAAAAGATGAGTATTTTAAATATTTTAAAAAGGAGCAATAA
- the ilvD gene encoding dihydroxy-acid dehydratase, translated as MRSDTIKKGYTKAPSRSLLRAVGLKDEDFAKPFIGVCNSFIEIIPGHFYLNKYAEIIKDEIRKNGCVPFEFNCIGVDDGIAMGHSGMLYSLPSRELIASSVETVMNAHSLDAMIAIPNCDKITPGMIMGALRVNVPTIFVSGGAMAAGKLKDGSQIDLNTAFEAVGEYEVGKIDEAKLKEIECAACPGAGSCSGMFTANSMNSLMESLGIALKGNGTILALTSEREELLRSAARRICEIAKSEELSEKYKIRNILNNKSLKNALVCDMAMGGSTNTILHTLAIAKEAYADEIDLKLMHEIAQDTPHIAKVSPSLPGTHMQDVGSSGGIYAIMNEVSKKSKFFSKDALTISGDSIGELIKDSNPDGKAIKTLNNPYSERGGLCVLFGNIAREGAVIKAAGIVGDKVFRGKCVCFNSQDEAIAGISSGKVVAGDCVVIRYEGPKGGPGMQEMLSPTSLIMGRGLGASVALLTDGRFSGATRGFSVGHCSPEAAEGGEIGLIKDGDLIEIDTIKCTINLLIDDEEMARRRAEFKPIKKELNSRWLRMYQKLVSNASSGGVLDLDGLNEMK; from the coding sequence ATGAGAAGTGATACTATTAAAAAAGGTTATACAAAAGCACCAAGTAGGTCATTATTAAGAGCCGTTGGGCTAAAAGATGAAGATTTTGCAAAGCCATTTATTGGGGTTTGTAATAGTTTTATAGAGATTATTCCAGGGCATTTTTATTTAAACAAATATGCTGAAATTATCAAAGATGAAATACGCAAAAACGGCTGTGTGCCATTTGAATTTAACTGCATTGGTGTTGATGATGGTATTGCTATGGGGCATAGCGGAATGCTTTATTCGCTTCCTAGTCGTGAATTAATAGCAAGTAGTGTTGAGACGGTTATGAACGCACATAGCCTAGATGCAATGATAGCTATTCCAAACTGCGATAAAATTACTCCAGGTATGATTATGGGGGCTTTAAGAGTGAATGTGCCTACTATTTTTGTAAGTGGTGGAGCGATGGCTGCAGGTAAGCTTAAAGATGGTTCTCAAATTGATTTAAATACAGCGTTTGAAGCAGTTGGCGAATACGAAGTAGGTAAAATTGATGAAGCAAAATTAAAAGAAATTGAATGTGCCGCATGTCCTGGAGCTGGAAGTTGCAGTGGAATGTTTACTGCAAATTCAATGAATTCTTTAATGGAAAGCCTTGGCATTGCGCTTAAAGGAAATGGAACTATTTTAGCTTTAACTTCTGAAAGAGAAGAATTATTAAGAAGTGCTGCAAGAAGAATTTGTGAGATTGCAAAGAGCGAAGAGCTAAGCGAAAAATACAAAATTAGAAATATTTTAAATAATAAGAGTTTAAAAAATGCTCTTGTTTGTGATATGGCAATGGGTGGTAGCACGAATACAATTTTACACACTCTAGCAATTGCAAAAGAAGCTTATGCTGATGAGATTGATTTAAAATTAATGCACGAAATCGCTCAAGATACACCACATATAGCTAAGGTTAGCCCAAGTCTGCCAGGAACTCATATGCAAGATGTAGGAAGTAGTGGTGGAATATATGCAATAATGAATGAAGTTAGCAAAAAAAGTAAATTCTTTAGCAAAGATGCACTTACTATTAGTGGAGATAGTATAGGAGAACTGATTAAAGATAGTAATCCTGATGGAAAGGCTATAAAAACTTTAAATAATCCATACTCTGAGCGTGGTGGATTATGCGTATTATTTGGCAATATCGCAAGAGAAGGTGCGGTAATAAAGGCAGCCGGTATCGTTGGTGATAAGGTTTTCCGTGGTAAATGTGTTTGCTTTAATTCTCAAGATGAAGCAATAGCAGGGATTAGCAGTGGAAAAGTGGTTGCTGGAGATTGTGTAGTAATTCGCTATGAAGGTCCAAAAGGTGGTCCTGGAATGCAAGAAATGTTAAGCCCAACAAGTCTTATTATGGGTAGGGGCTTAGGTGCGTCGGTTGCATTGCTTACTGATGGTAGATTTAGCGGGGCGACTCGTGGTTTTAGTGTAGGGCATTGCTCGCCTGAAGCTGCTGAAGGTGGCGAAATAGGGCTTATTAAAGATGGAGATTTAATAGAAATTGACACTATTAAATGCACTATAAATCTATTAATTGATGATGAAGAAATGGCTAGAAGAAGAGCAGAATTTAAGCCTATTAAAAAAGAGCTTAATTCAAGATGGCTTAGAATGTATCAAAAGCTAGTTAGTAATGCTAGTAGCGGCGGTGTTTTAGACCTTGATGGTTTGAATGAAATGAAATAA
- a CDS encoding anaerobic C4-dicarboxylate transporter: MKNNIYLLSAIALVVCFVAYLFGFLDLAIVLVAIFLGVRLGGIAIGYTGGIGIIALGIFCGLKPGEIPTSVILIIMSVIAAISAMQLAGGLDYLVHIAEKILRKNPKKINYLAPSITYFLTILAGTGHTAFSMIPVIVEVAKEQNIKPKAPLSLAVVSSQIAITASPVSAAVVYLSGVLEGFGYSYLTLLCVWIGSTYLACMLSAFLVTKFSNLDLSSDEYYQELLKKGEIVKKESAKKEIIKGAKESVAIFIIGVLAVVCYATYISGLKADEIIISRDSAIMCVMLSIATLIVLTTKINTSKIIDTSVFKSGMNACVCVLGVAWLGDTYVSAHSAEIKEYAKNLVEQYQFLLAFAFFFASMLLYSQAATAKAIVPSVVVALALNENPENAKIIIASFAAVSALFVLPTYPTLLGAVGMDDTKTTRIGKYVFNHSFFIPGVLMIVLSVALGFLFVRFI, encoded by the coding sequence ATGAAAAATAATATCTATTTATTATCAGCAATAGCACTTGTGGTGTGTTTTGTTGCGTATTTATTTGGCTTTTTAGATTTGGCCATTGTTTTAGTTGCTATTTTTCTAGGTGTTAGACTTGGTGGAATTGCTATTGGTTATACAGGTGGTATAGGAATTATTGCTTTAGGGATTTTTTGTGGTTTAAAACCAGGCGAAATTCCAACTTCGGTAATTTTAATCATTATGTCAGTAATTGCAGCAATTTCGGCTATGCAATTAGCAGGCGGGCTTGATTATTTGGTGCATATTGCTGAAAAAATACTTAGGAAAAATCCTAAAAAAATCAATTATTTAGCTCCTAGTATTACTTATTTTTTAACTATTTTAGCAGGGACAGGGCATACTGCGTTTTCTATGATACCAGTAATTGTTGAGGTTGCAAAAGAGCAAAATATTAAGCCAAAAGCTCCACTTAGCCTTGCAGTTGTATCAAGTCAAATAGCAATTACTGCAAGTCCTGTTAGTGCAGCTGTTGTTTATCTTAGTGGTGTTTTAGAAGGGTTTGGATATTCATATTTGACATTACTATGTGTGTGGATAGGTAGCACTTATTTAGCTTGTATGCTTAGTGCGTTTTTAGTAACTAAGTTTTCAAATTTAGACCTTAGTAGTGATGAATATTATCAAGAGTTATTAAAAAAAGGTGAAATTGTAAAAAAAGAAAGTGCTAAAAAAGAGATTATAAAAGGTGCAAAAGAAAGTGTAGCTATATTTATAATCGGCGTTTTAGCTGTGGTTTGTTATGCTACATATATTTCAGGTTTAAAAGCTGATGAGATAATCATTTCAAGAGATAGTGCTATTATGTGTGTAATGCTAAGTATCGCAACATTAATAGTATTAACAACGAAAATTAACACTTCAAAAATTATTGATACAAGTGTATTTAAAAGTGGTATGAATGCTTGTGTTTGTGTTTTAGGTGTTGCGTGGTTAGGAGATACTTATGTAAGTGCTCATTCGGCTGAGATTAAAGAATATGCAAAAAATTTAGTAGAGCAATATCAATTTTTATTAGCCTTTGCATTTTTCTTCGCTAGTATGCTTTTATATTCTCAAGCAGCAACTGCTAAAGCAATAGTTCCATCAGTAGTGGTTGCACTTGCTTTAAATGAAAATCCAGAAAATGCAAAAATAATCATCGCTTCTTTTGCGGCGGTATCAGCGTTATTCGTACTACCAACTTACCCAACCTTACTTGGTGCTGTGGGAATGGATGATACAAAAACTACTAGAATAGGAAAGTATGTATTCAACCATTCTTTCTTTATCCCAGGCGTTTTAATGATTGTTCTAAGTGTTGCTTTAGGATTTTTATTTGTGAGATTTATTTAA
- the creD gene encoding cell envelope integrity protein CreD: MNLKTNSIGKKIGFLVLITILLQIPLYFINSISYERSDTYDAMARNLGNEWGLKQKISGVFLVAPYEITRERKNEDNETIYEKIKKTHIILPSESNIEIQLNDEIRQRGIYKTSVYNANVKITGNFKNIKEKLLANCDEIYIALGINSVKSLTSVAQLKVLGQDLKPIAGTNSNNKNLVYGISALLNESILQNDNIDYDITFTLRGSQGIDIVPLADKNIVNINSLESKPSFYGTLPNTKEIKENGFIANYEITPFTRNFQKDINEMDTYLDDNMIGVNLYQGVTHYRQVIRAAKYSMLFIMLSLFVVYIFEFISKKTTHYIQYGVVGFSLTLFYLVLLSMSEYFGFEFAYIIATLMVAIPNALYIKAITKNTKYGLGMLAFLGGVYAVLFSVLQMEQFALITGTILIMLVLYAIMYITRNIDNFIEKQE, translated from the coding sequence ATGAATTTAAAGACAAATAGTATAGGCAAAAAAATTGGATTTTTAGTTTTAATAACAATACTACTTCAAATCCCACTATATTTTATAAATTCAATAAGCTATGAAAGAAGTGATACCTACGATGCAATGGCACGAAATTTAGGCAATGAATGGGGTTTAAAACAAAAAATATCTGGTGTGTTTTTAGTAGCACCTTATGAAATCACAAGAGAAAGAAAAAACGAAGATAATGAAACTATATATGAAAAAATCAAAAAAACACATATTATTTTACCAAGTGAATCAAATATTGAAATACAATTAAATGATGAGATTAGACAAAGAGGAATTTATAAAACTTCTGTTTATAATGCTAATGTAAAAATTACAGGAAATTTTAAAAATATTAAAGAAAAATTATTAGCAAATTGTGATGAAATTTACATAGCATTAGGAATTAATTCCGTAAAATCTTTAACAAGTGTAGCGCAACTAAAAGTTTTAGGACAAGATTTAAAACCAATAGCAGGAACAAATTCAAACAATAAAAATTTAGTCTATGGAATTTCAGCCTTACTAAATGAAAGTATTTTACAAAATGATAACATAGATTATGATATAACTTTCACCCTAAGAGGTTCTCAAGGTATTGATATTGTGCCATTGGCTGATAAAAATATCGTAAATATTAATTCGCTTGAAAGCAAACCAAGTTTTTATGGGACACTACCAAATACTAAAGAAATAAAAGAAAATGGTTTCATAGCAAACTATGAAATCACACCATTTACTAGAAATTTCCAAAAAGATATAAATGAGATGGATACATATTTAGACGATAATATGATAGGTGTAAATTTATATCAAGGCGTAACTCATTATAGACAAGTAATTAGAGCAGCAAAATATAGTATGCTTTTTATTATGCTTAGTCTTTTTGTAGTATATATTTTTGAATTTATTAGCAAAAAAACCACACATTATATACAATATGGCGTAGTTGGTTTTTCTTTAACTTTATTTTATTTAGTTTTACTTTCTATGTCTGAATATTTTGGTTTTGAATTTGCCTATATTATCGCAACTTTAATGGTTGCAATCCCAAACGCACTATACATAAAAGCAATAACAAAAAATACAAAATATGGTTTAGGAATGCTTGCGTTTTTAGGTGGGGTTTATGCTGTATTATTTTCAGTGCTTCAAATGGAGCAATTCGCACTAATCACAGGAACAATTTTAATAATGTTAGTATTATATGCAATAATGTATATTACTAGAAACATTGATAATTTTATAGAAAAACAAGAATAA
- a CDS encoding complement resistance protein TraT: MYKNCLQLTLGSLIAMSLFSGCVTTNLQTNATMTQSIFIDPVAKDKKLIFLNIKNTSGQNINLESKLKYMLEQKGYIVVDNPENAIFILSTNVLYCNKKKENNAGIGAGIGAGTGLGVAAYNSNSMTGAVATTGAIALAGGLIGKLTEDTIYQMQVDVNIKQKATGKVLASTGTTQGQSSVNDSKRAGFMNSLAGNVHSDNSGHLNSNMVQSNSQSYETNYIEKNTMMFAEAIKIHLKLEEAIPVLEDKIANQISGLF, encoded by the coding sequence ATGTATAAAAATTGTTTACAACTAACCTTAGGTTCTTTAATTGCAATGAGTTTATTTTCAGGTTGTGTAACCACAAACCTTCAAACAAATGCTACAATGACACAATCAATATTTATTGACCCAGTTGCAAAAGATAAAAAACTAATATTTTTAAATATCAAAAATACAAGCGGTCAAAATATAAATTTAGAAAGCAAATTAAAATACATGCTAGAACAAAAAGGCTATATAGTAGTAGACAACCCAGAAAATGCCATATTTATTCTTAGCACAAATGTTTTATACTGTAACAAAAAGAAAGAAAATAACGCTGGTATAGGTGCTGGTATAGGTGCTGGGACTGGATTAGGCGTTGCAGCATATAATTCTAATTCCATGACAGGTGCAGTAGCTACTACTGGTGCTATTGCTTTAGCTGGTGGACTTATAGGAAAATTAACTGAAGATACCATATATCAAATGCAAGTAGATGTTAATATAAAACAAAAAGCCACTGGAAAAGTATTAGCTTCAACTGGAACTACCCAAGGTCAATCTAGCGTAAATGATAGTAAAAGAGCTGGATTTATGAATTCTCTAGCTGGTAATGTGCATAGTGATAATTCAGGACATTTAAATTCAAATATGGTGCAATCAAATTCACAAAGCTATGAAACTAACTATATTGAAAAAAACACAATGATGTTTGCTGAAGCTATTAAAATACACTTAAAATTAGAAGAGGCTATCCCTGTTTTAGAGGATAAAATAGCTAACCAAATTTCTGGCTTATTTTAA
- the pyk gene encoding pyruvate kinase, giving the protein MKKTKIIATIGPASDNETCLRDMIKAGVNVFRLNFSHGSHEYHLQNLLKVRKISNELGVNIGILQDISGPKIRVRELPEPFILKKDDRLDIYRHDITAKQISENHYQVSTNYNGILGAVKKDEAIFLCDGSIKVIVNDINENYLQCEVQNEGKLSSNKGINFPNTKINIDVITQKDMNDLMWGVQNNVDFIAISFVQNENDIKNVKNLIKNYENTPAIFAKIEKFDAVENIDEILKISDGIMVARGDLGIEVPFYKVPSIQKEIIKKANSMSKPVITATQMLLSLTNAKNATRAEISDVANAVLDGSDAVMLSEESAVGISPVNAVSIMAQTINEVENIYPYFKFDYEKVDVTDTIASSAVHLAKNIKADAIICLTSSGGSVRKIARYRPNTKIITMSHCEKTLRKLSISWGLSNAYVVEKSENLHELLQNCIKVGVEKGVIDKNKTYVITAGHPVGKVGSTNLIRVLEKEQIDYYLNL; this is encoded by the coding sequence ATGAAAAAAACTAAAATAATAGCAACAATAGGACCTGCTAGTGATAATGAAACCTGTTTAAGGGATATGATAAAAGCTGGAGTTAATGTATTTCGCTTGAATTTTTCACATGGTTCTCATGAATATCATTTACAAAATTTATTAAAAGTAAGAAAGATATCAAATGAACTTGGTGTAAATATAGGAATTTTACAAGACATATCAGGACCTAAAATTCGTGTTAGAGAATTGCCAGAGCCTTTTATACTCAAAAAAGATGATAGATTAGATATCTATCGTCATGATATTACTGCTAAACAAATAAGCGAAAATCATTACCAAGTTAGCACAAATTACAATGGAATTCTAGGTGCTGTTAAAAAAGATGAGGCGATTTTTTTATGCGATGGTTCAATAAAAGTTATAGTAAATGACATAAATGAAAATTATTTGCAATGCGAAGTTCAAAATGAAGGAAAATTATCATCAAATAAAGGGATAAATTTCCCTAATACAAAGATAAACATAGATGTAATCACACAAAAAGATATGAATGATTTAATGTGGGGCGTTCAAAATAATGTTGATTTTATAGCTATATCATTCGTTCAAAACGAAAATGATATTAAAAATGTTAAAAATTTGATAAAAAATTATGAAAATACACCAGCTATTTTTGCAAAAATTGAAAAATTTGATGCTGTTGAAAATATTGATGAAATTCTAAAAATAAGCGATGGGATAATGGTTGCTCGTGGAGATTTGGGAATTGAAGTGCCATTTTATAAAGTGCCTAGCATTCAAAAAGAAATTATAAAAAAAGCAAATAGTATGAGCAAACCAGTAATTACAGCAACGCAAATGCTACTATCTTTAACAAATGCAAAAAATGCTACTCGTGCCGAGATTAGCGATGTAGCAAATGCTGTATTAGATGGAAGTGATGCTGTTATGCTTAGTGAAGAAAGTGCCGTAGGAATTTCTCCTGTTAATGCGGTTAGCATTATGGCTCAAACAATAAATGAGGTTGAAAATATTTACCCTTATTTTAAATTTGATTACGAAAAAGTTGATGTAACTGACACGATAGCTTCATCAGCCGTGCATTTAGCAAAAAACATAAAGGCTGATGCTATAATTTGCCTTACAAGTAGTGGTGGAAGTGTTAGAAAAATAGCTAGATATAGACCTAATACTAAAATAATAACAATGAGCCATTGTGAAAAAACGCTTAGAAAATTAAGTATTTCATGGGGACTTAGTAATGCTTATGTAGTTGAAAAATCAGAAAATTTACACGAATTATTACAAAATTGTATTAAGGTTGGTGTAGAAAAAGGCGTAATTGATAAAAATAAAACCTATGTTATAACCGCAGGACACCCAGTAGGAAAGGTAGGTAGTACAAACCTAATAAGAGTTTTAGAAAAAGAACAAATTGATTATTATTTAAATTTATAA
- a CDS encoding FAD-dependent oxidoreductase produces MMAQHFEIAIIGGGISGAALFYELSKYTNAKKVALIEKYHALSTLNSKGTSNSQTIHCGDIETNYTYEKASKVKPNADMIINYGKLVNAQDKFMFSHQKMALAVGETECEFMEKRYEEFKNLYPYIRKFDKEEIKKIEPKVVEALGGGDRPEKIFAMGSLVGDTYTTVDYGKMSISLVEEAKKVRPDNEVFFNEEITSIYKKGDVFYIRSISGNEFSANFVVVDAGAHSLFLAHKMGYGHDYACLPVAGSFYLTKKHLLNGKVYMVQNPKLPFAALHGDPDILCDMNTRFGPTALALPKLERYHGLKSLPEFFKTLRLDSAVMKILFDLMKDSTIRNYILRNFLFEVPGLNKGLFVKDARKIVPSLTTDDITYAKGFGGVRPQVLNKTEKKLMLGEASIVPENQGIIFNMTPSPGATSCMGNALRDLKLAVNYLKLEFNEELFNKELRADV; encoded by the coding sequence ATTATGGCACAACATTTTGAAATAGCAATTATAGGTGGCGGTATCAGTGGTGCAGCTTTATTTTATGAACTTAGCAAATACACAAATGCTAAAAAAGTTGCTTTAATTGAAAAATATCATGCATTAAGCACTCTTAATTCAAAAGGTACAAGTAACTCACAAACAATACATTGTGGTGATATTGAAACAAATTATACTTATGAAAAAGCATCAAAAGTAAAACCTAACGCTGATATGATTATAAACTATGGAAAATTAGTTAATGCTCAAGATAAATTTATGTTCTCACATCAAAAAATGGCTCTAGCAGTAGGTGAAACTGAGTGCGAATTTATGGAAAAAAGATATGAAGAATTTAAAAATTTATATCCTTACATAAGAAAATTTGACAAAGAAGAAATCAAAAAAATTGAACCTAAAGTAGTAGAAGCTCTAGGTGGGGGCGATAGACCTGAAAAAATATTTGCGATGGGTTCGTTAGTTGGCGATACATATACAACTGTTGATTACGGCAAAATGAGTATTAGCTTAGTAGAAGAAGCTAAAAAAGTAAGACCTGATAATGAAGTATTTTTTAACGAAGAAATTACTAGCATTTACAAAAAAGGCGATGTTTTTTACATAAGAAGTATTAGTGGCAATGAATTTAGTGCAAATTTCGTTGTGGTTGATGCAGGAGCTCACTCATTATTTTTAGCACATAAAATGGGCTATGGACACGATTATGCATGTTTACCTGTTGCTGGTAGTTTTTATCTAACTAAAAAACATTTATTAAATGGTAAAGTTTATATGGTTCAAAATCCAAAATTACCTTTTGCAGCATTACACGGCGACCCTGATATTTTATGTGATATGAATACTCGTTTTGGTCCAACTGCACTTGCATTACCTAAACTTGAAAGATACCATGGGCTAAAAAGCTTACCTGAATTCTTCAAAACCCTAAGACTTGATAGTGCAGTTATGAAAATATTATTTGATTTAATGAAAGATAGCACTATTAGAAACTATATTTTAAGAAATTTCTTATTTGAAGTACCAGGGTTAAATAAGGGATTATTTGTAAAAGATGCTAGAAAAATCGTCCCAAGCCTTACAACCGATGATATAACTTATGCAAAAGGTTTTGGTGGAGTTCGCCCACAAGTATTAAATAAAACTGAAAAAAAATTAATGCTAGGTGAAGCAAGTATTGTGCCTGAAAATCAAGGAATAATCTTTAATATGACCCCAAGCCCAGGTGCAACTAGCTGTATGGGTAATGCTTTAAGAGATTTAAAACTTGCAGTTAATTATTTAAAACTTGAATTTAATGAAGAATTATTCAATAAAGAACTAAGAGCTGATGTATGA
- a CDS encoding type III pantothenate kinase codes for MTLIDIGNTTACVYNNNHTQRILIKDFNLNNYKEKVFYISVNNNFNSFPNNFINLEPYFILDSNYKGLGIDRIASCYYIKTGIIVDAGSAITVDKMSNGKHLGGFILPGIQAYLNTYKNISPRLEYSLNTDINLKSLPNTTKDAISYGIITSIITSIKLYANNDTIYLTGGDSSILQKYFDNPIIEENLIFKGMQKLINDLNL; via the coding sequence ATGACCCTAATAGATATTGGCAATACAACTGCGTGTGTTTATAATAATAACCACACGCAAAGAATTTTAATAAAAGATTTTAATTTAAATAATTATAAAGAGAAAGTCTTTTATATAAGTGTAAATAACAACTTCAACTCATTTCCTAATAATTTTATAAATTTAGAGCCATATTTTATTCTTGATAGTAATTATAAAGGCTTAGGAATCGACAGAATAGCGTCTTGCTATTATATAAAAACAGGTATTATTGTTGATGCTGGTAGTGCGATTACAGTTGATAAAATGAGTAATGGAAAACATTTAGGTGGATTTATTCTTCCTGGTATTCAAGCATATTTAAATACTTATAAAAATATTTCTCCTAGATTAGAATACTCATTAAACACTGATATAAATTTAAAATCGTTACCAAACACCACAAAAGACGCAATTAGCTATGGAATTATTACAAGCATAATAACTAGCATAAAATTATATGCAAACAATGACACTATATATCTAACAGGTGGAGATTCTAGTATCTTACAAAAATATTTTGATAATCCAATAATCGAAGAAAATTTAATATTCAAGGGTATGCAAAAATTAATTAACGACTTGAATTTGTAA
- the gatC gene encoding Asp-tRNA(Asn)/Glu-tRNA(Gln) amidotransferase subunit GatC, with translation MIINDELLKRLEKLSSLKLDDKVRQELICDFDDILKFVDVLNEIDTKNLNLEIQNYTPLREDTPKKADVIDNVLQNAPSTVGHFFSVPKIIE, from the coding sequence ATGATAATCAATGATGAATTATTAAAAAGATTAGAGAAATTATCATCTTTAAAATTAGATGATAAAGTAAGACAAGAATTAATTTGTGATTTTGATGATATATTGAAATTTGTTGATGTTTTGAATGAAATTGATACAAAAAATTTGAATTTAGAAATACAAAATTACACACCTTTAAGAGAAGATACACCTAAGAAAGCAGATGTTATAGATAATGTTTTACAAAATGCTCCATCTACAGTCGGACATTTTTTTTCAGTGCCTAAAATTATAGAATAA